Genomic segment of Gouania willdenowi chromosome 17, fGouWil2.1, whole genome shotgun sequence:
ctgaaaacaaaGTTGTCTGAAGAAATGAAACCGCaacatattataataaatgcagttggacagaatatgtatttatctatgTAATTCCAGACCCTTCTACCTCCACATGGTGTGAATCTCTTTGTTCTTCACAGGGAGACTCCAAACGTGCCGTGGAGTCCGGCGGTGGCGCCGGGGCCGGCCACGATGACTCCGATCTGGAGAGGAAGAGAAGGGAAGCGGAGGCGCTGCTGCAGAGTGTCGGCATCACTCCTGATGTCCCTCATGGTAAAAACACATTGTAACAATAACAGCAGCACGCCATGATGGATTTCTCCCTTTCCTCAAGCTTACCATCATTTTTCAGtcatctgttgtttttttctttgacttgactcacacacactatggCCCTCATTCATCAACCGTTCGTACGTTCAGATTTGAGTATACAACGTGCGTTCGATCATATTCACGCAAGCTTCAGTATTTATCAATGGTGGCGTGATCGTACGCTAGAATCAGATCTTACCACAGGTCTGAGCTCAATCTGACTGggactgaaaataaagtgttaaaCAAACCTATATATAAAAAGACACATATTCAGAACACATAAAACGgattattaaaatgaaataaacaaaataaagtaatttcCAAAAAGCCCACATTATTAATTACTGATATCACTTTTATGGTTTTCCTCACGGAATACTGTAGAAACCCTTCTAATGAACTCTGCTACTGAGCAAGAATGCATAGGTTAACCCAGCgctcacgcacacgcacgcacacgcgcacacacacgcgcgcgcacacacacacacacacagtttaatcCATACAGCACATCACTGGGGCTGTACGGAGGAAACAGGatctcattcatgcttttaaatgtaaatagtttctTAAACTTTTACTAAATGCGCTgcagtatttaatcagtaatgtgatgaattataggtgaaaataaacacagacaagggacatttagtcatttttaaggcttttttaagGGTTTCAGagatatttattgcctaaagcgtgTGAACAACTGAGGTTGATATAAACGTTATATTTccgtgtgtgtctccaggatctctgttgtgaagtttgTTCTCAGAgcgcacaggggggcagacttcacctgctcagtagctgatccaCTTCCACAGAGCATTTAAATGAGCTCCTTTAGTTCCAGCTTTCACACGTTCAAAATCGAATCTTGGTTTttctccacctcagatgtgaggatggtGATTTTCATCTTCAAAAAATTTTgacaacactttacttgaagttttatacataataaaggctgacattacaatgtcattatgacatgacacctgtcattagcatgaataaggtgtgaTGAAGTCATGTCAAGTCacctgtcattaagtgtccttCGTcgccctaacccctaaccataacactaacactaacccccCATATCGCTCCACCAacccacaaaatgccaacatagcttcaaaggtgtcatcatttagcaaagacacttaatgacagccttcatcacGCCATATTCATGCTGATgacaaataatgacagcgtagcgtcagctttatgtataaaactttaagtaaagaaaaaactgttgaaaacttttcagaaaagcttttagttaactagattttaaatgtttttatccttttatgatgctgctgTTATGTTGTACATgtacccatgttttattattcttttatgatgttgcactaTTTTCACCACAGCTCTGTATAACACTtcgtgattttatctgcaaaaagcgctttataaataactTATACTTAATGTTACCaaagtttattttcttgtttgacctgagtgggcggggcctcccaAACAGGAGGGCGTTccatgttaatgacgatcaaacTCATccgccgcatttatcaacacccaatCATTTGTACGCTAGGATTGGTCAGAAACCAATGTTTGATAAATCACACGTTAGTCCTACGACCACACGTGTGCTCAGATTTACACCCGTTTACACGcaaaggttgataaatgagcgCCACGACGAGGACGATGGACGTCTCTGTGCATGCCACCTGAGTCCTTCCTGCCGTTTATTCTCattctctctctcccccccaccccaccccgtTATCcgtccttttgtgttttgtccTCCCTCACTGCATGCATTCACACCCCCCTGCATCTTTTCTCACTTAACACCCTCCCcgttgaaacacacacacagctcagccCCTACGAGTAGTAACAGAGGATACGTGTCTGTTTCACTACCTAGTCCCCGCCCCTATGTCTCCCTCCAACAAATCAGTGGGCAGCGACGCAGGAAGTCAAGATTCTGGGGAAGGAAACGCAGGAccaaggtttgtgtgtgtgagagacaaaGGTAGTCTGTGACTTTGTATTAAAATGCTAATAATCATTTGATGAATTATGACTTGTGTCTTCTCTTTGCCTTTTCACCGGCACGCTGAAGTTTCTCATCTAACATGCACTCTGTGTGTCTTTCTTTTGACTTTCACATTTTTCCAATTCAACCCACTATTGGATGTCTTTTGTCTTTGGTTTCatcctttttctcctcctctctgtcctgTCTTCTTCGCTCACTAACACCCCCTGCTGGTTTGGCTGTGTAGGACATTGCATTGGGATCCTGACCCCTCTACTCTGCAACTCCACTCCGACTCTGGGCTGCTGGGGTACTGCTCTTCCACTCCTATAGCTTGTCGTCCTGccttaattgtttgttttgtgcgctatcatccaaatatttttccaaaatatgtTGCTTATATGTTCTTATTTGTGTTATGTGTAAGTGTAATAATAAGCGGTCTGGTCCTGGATTAATCCTTTTTATGTTCATGTGCATGTGTAGACACGGCGCCGTGAGGTTAGGCATGTCCAAAGTGACTCAGGTGGACTTTGCCCCTAAGGAGCTGGTGTCCTACTGCAAAGAAACACAGACCACCACAGAGACGATGTCACACACTGAGCAGAAAGCTGGTAGGAACAAAACAACTGGAATAATACTGCCAATGAATGGTGAGTctgacattttgtttgtgttggattCAGATGAAGAAGAGGACGAGGAGGTAACGGCGCCTTCCCAGGCTGAAGACGTCAAGGATGAGAAAGGAGAGCAAGCAGATCAGCAGAAAGACGGTAACAGTGGACTCTGTGTAATTAGTGGAGCattattttactaattaaactacatatatttaaataatgcaCTGGTAAGGGCCTACGATTTTCCTAATTCTGTTTCAGTTTACACGTTTTTTCATCATTTCacccatttctgttttgtttcatcTTTCTCTGTTAAAATGACTTTACCAGCTATTAAACTTCAAGAAATCACACCAAATATGCCAAATAGGGTCATAGAGGAGAAAAATAGTGTTCAAATGCGTGATATTGttcaaaaacagcaacaaaggtattttaaactaaatttaaGAGGAAAAATGCAGCCCagattgtttttgcattttctgTAATCTGTAATTTAGTGTCTAGAGATAAATTAAATGTAGCCATAGACCCCGGGACTATGGCTACGTCACCGTGCCAGggtggccgagtggtctaaagcagtggttctcaactggtctcaccttgggaaccacattttaccacggtcggtaattgtttttttttttagaattcaaccaaccaaattcatTCTTtctaaaatagctgttgaaaacacatgtatataatcttttttaaaacagaaatctatatattttcctgtgtaacatacatttcacagcatgcctgtcaaaagaaaagttaatttcaaaataaaagacaagtccaacatgagagatattatttttgaccagctgtccgcgacccacccagtacaggtccgagacccacttttgggtcccgacccaccagttgagaatcactggtctaaAGCATCgtactcaaggattcttccttccgtTAACGTGgtttcgaatcccacttttgacatacatattttttcattctaacatatttaacacagcaaattccacctttaaaaatcatatccgacaaaaataaacattttagggttattcctgggttagggctaaaataaaagggttagcggggtagctaaaaataaatatgagttaAAATACAACTGACAGAACTATAAGTcacatggtgcacctatcacgtgatctaaactggccaatgaggggcgctgtgtaTGCAGAGTAGCAGTCTATTAATACGTTTAATCCATAGCCACGGCCTTTATTTAAAGAATCTATTTTCTAGACTCTAAAACCATAAACTGGAGACATGAACATAGGTTCctatgtgtgatgtgtgtgcgtAGACGCCCCCAAAGAGCTCACTGAGGAGGAGAAGCTGCAGGTGCTGCACTCAGACGAGTTTGTGTCGTTCTTTGAGCGCGGCAGCAGGATCATAGAGCGAGCTCTGGCTGAGCAGGTGGACGTCTGCTTCGACTACAGTGGGAGAGACCTGGAGGATAAAGAAGGGTGAGtaactaacaaacaactgtgtGTGGAGGAGGAAACAGTGAAAGGAGCTATCTGTGTCTCTTTCAGGGATTTACAAGCTGGTGCTAAACTGGTTCTAAACAGACAGTTTGCAGATGAGCACTGGACTAAAAACAGAGTGGTTACGTGTCTCGACTGGTCTCCTCAGGTGAGAGATCATATTTTTCCAACGTTTGTCTCAAAAAATCTGACAAAAGATAGGAGAATTagattgcacttcatgtagtgttgacctttgacagcatgtgcagacaaagtgaaaataaagaaaaaattaacAGAATTattctttaactcattcagttccagccattctgagattttctaccccctcagttccagctgtttttgagcattttgactgatttttaaagacccacagaatattttctactatgactatctgaaatctgacaccagattctgaaagattgaagcctctactttcatcaaacaaaaagaaatgtttctggcttgtttcattcttttgtaatgagccgttgaatagagcaagttttacacaaatctgtttttgtttttgtgacgtcatgaactttgacctctaccagtgtttttactggtaggtcgtacagcttcagtctgattaaatgaaatattgcacttaagatgagcttttcataaatttgatgtgaccttgacattttggctctaaaaaggtcaactgcacatcgttgacattgtccctatgagatgacatacatgtcattagtgctgcattaataaccaaggaggagttacaggacaaaggataataaaataataactagGATTATGatgtatttacaatttttaattgCTAAATACAATTTGAAGTTTTTAGATAAAAGAAGAATTGTGAAAGCAGAAACTTAATTTTAGCTTGGCATCACTTGATAAAATGATTGGATTTTAACTGTTCAGATCTTTATAATAATATTCTCTTTTCTTTAAAGAaacgtgtcaaactcagggGTTTAAATACGGCCCATTAGAGCATCCATTTAGAgacagtaaaaataacagaaaacaaatgacccaataatccagttgtagatatctgaaattcaccaatttaaatcaattttacaatatttttaggggcttgaatttttcctttgtttatatcatatgaatgcagtcattttacatttcaagtttgaaaaaacctaatttttttccacaaatcatGCCATTATTGAGGTAGTTTATGGTTCTCTGACACCCAGTGACCAGGCTTTTACGTGCTATGTATGTTTGTGCAATACATCGattgtttcattaagaaattaTTAAAACGATTGTTTTCTTCCACCCATACTCTGCCCCCCGTAGTATCCAGAGCTGTTGGTGGCGTCTTACAACAACAACGAGGACGCTCCACATGAGCCTGATGGTGTGGCTCTGGTCTGGAACATGAAGTATAAAAAAGCAACGCCTGAATACATCTTCCACTGCCAGGTTACACATCCAACATCTCAAACTAACAAAGGTTCCACTTTGAtcgtttcatgttttttctcctCCCAGTCTGAGGTGATCTCAGTGGGATTTGCAAAGTTCCACCCCAACCTGGTGGTGGGCGGGACTTATTCTGGACAGATCGTGTTGTGGGACAACAGGAGCAACAAACGCACCCCAGTGCAGAGAACTCCTCTGTCTGCTGCTGCTCACACAGTAATGCTAATGCAGCCCAACAGGCTATTctcctgttagcattagcatcgcTAACTCTGCTGTGTGTCCTCAGCACCCGGTCTACTGCGTCAATGTAGTCGGAACGCAGAACGCAAACAACCTGATCAGCATTTCTGGTGACGGGAAGATGTGCTCGTGGAGCTTAGACATGCTCTCACAGCCACAGGtacaacacacagacacacaggcaggtacaacacacacacacacacaggcaggtacaacacacacacacacacacacacacacacacacacaggcaggtacaacacacacacacagacgtgtacacacacacacacctgtgtttCCTCCACCAGGACAGTCTAGAGCTGGTGTTCAAACAGAGCAAAGCGGTGGCCGTGACCTCCATGGCGTTTCCTCAGGGAGACGTGAACAACTTCGTGGTCGGGAGCGAGGACGGCTCCGTCTACACCGCCTGTCGCCACGGCAGGTCAGAGCTTCTATCCAATAGTTGGAGCGGATGGTAGATGGTTGGTtgatacctgtgtgtgtgttacagtaagGCAGGCATCACTGAGGTGTTTGAAGGCCATCATGGTCCAGTAACAGGGCTGAGCTGTCACAGTGCAGGAGGACCTGTGGACTTCTCTCATCTCTTCATCTCCTCCTCTTTCGACTGGACCGTCAAACTGTGGAGCACCAAAGTGAGAACACAACACGTCTACCACTAGAATTATTAAAGACAATTatattttatcagataaatccatagtgtagacctcaaagatcatttgctccaaaaaaagatgtaaacggTTGAAATTTtggctcaaaagtttgttttcttctctactgtaaacactcggtttattgacattgtcagaaaagttttgtaCGTTTCATTGTGGGAAGTGGAGgatgtatagaagtgtttttacttcattctttctgaggtttcttttcttttcgtttgacacatttttgttctagtttgtttctGATATTCctcgtgatatcacctcactctgccAGATATCCAATaccttaaaataaatattgttttaccaCAACTTTAAGTTcattaaaacaccagaaatgtgtttttttgtggaagaaaacacaagaaaccacAGGAAGAACGAATTAAAAACCATGTacagaactccacatcccataatgcaatgtgcCAATAAGAGTGGGTTCACACACAGTgagattgaaaaaaagaaaaactccaGTGgaaattacaactttttttctttcttgagttaatgatcttcaatttattgatctatgaggccaaaACTTTGTCTTcatctaatttaaaaaatgatcgtcttcagcagctttaaaatcaAGTGTAAAAGtatgtaaacatttaataaaataaatgaagttaattCAGTTTACTTAGATTTATCAAGTACTTCCTGTTTGAATAATAAATTCCTGTGTAGAAAGTCTAGCTCTAGAAACTTCTGTCAGTGGTGATGAAAGATCAGTGTtcactccacatcccacaatgcaatgcaactttaccaacaatgtctattagggatgtaacgattcactcaactcctgatacgattcgattcacgatactgggttcacaatacgattctctcacgatttattttacaaaatgggactgtagacaaatttttttttggggaaaaaaactagaaaatactgtattattttccttttatatttaattgtcaaaagaatcccttggtaaactattcaaaacaatgcaatttaactaaaaataaatcttgaatgaaataaataaaggaataatacaaatgaaaatgaagcctattaatttaaattctggttctataataaacaaagcaaaactgcataatagttctttttcttttaaaagtgcaactgaaaatgtattttgtgccttaccaattggactttaaaaaaaaaaaacgtgattgcactgatttacgtcatatttgtttggaccagcagagggcgctggtaacacagtggtcggttggcatgcagatattattgcagtgaagaagagaagctatgctagcagacagagctaatagaaaagcgtgacttttacagatattcaagtaatattatagatattctttcggtgctaaaggggtaatgaatcatttattaacatatttaagagtagaaggcggccagaaagaaagtattagcagactccgcccgccaccaacacttccggatagcgccctctgctggttaaaaaaagtactgcgattcaattgtcagaaaatcgatatcaaccgtgatacctatgaatcgatttttaactgccttacgattaatcgttacatccctaatgtctATAAACCACTTACTTCCACCTGCAGAGCACCCGTCCTCTCTACTCGTTCGAGGACAGCAGTGACTACGTCTCTGATACCATGTGGTCTCCCACCCATCCCGCTCTGTTCGCTTGTGTTGACCTGTCAGGACGCCTGGACCTGTGGAACCTGAACAATGAcactgaggtgtgtgtgtgtgtgtgtgtgtgtgtgtgtgtgtgtgtgtgtgtgtgtgtgtgaacaataAGAACCAACTACTGCTGGTGTGTTCCAGGTTCCCACTGCTACTGTGTGTGCTGAAGGAACTCCAGCACTGAACCGTGTCAGATGGTCTCACACTGGAAAGGAAGTGGCCACGGGCGACTCTGTGGGTCAGGTGCAGGTTTATGACGTCGGAGAGGTGAGatcatgtgtttttaaagtgtatatGACACCATTGTTTTAAGATGATGCTAAACACACCCAGTCTAAATAGTGCATTCATTATTCTGTATCTTAACATTATTTTTCGCTGCTATTCAGAAAATAACCATATATGGTTCTGACGTCACTGCAGTGCTGAAAGCGaacacattaataataaactaaa
This window contains:
- the LOC114478966 gene encoding cytoplasmic dynein 1 intermediate chain 2-like isoform X1, whose product is MSDKSELKAELERKKQRIAQIREEKKRKEEEKKKKDGDSKRAVESGGGAGAGHDDSDLERKRREAEALLQSVGITPDVPHVPAPMSPSNKSVGSDAGSQDSGEGNAGPRTLHWDPDPSTLQLHSDSGLLGHGAVRLGMSKVTQVDFAPKELVSYCKETQTTTETMSHTEQKADEEEDEEVTAPSQAEDVKDEKGEQADQQKDDAPKELTEEEKLQVLHSDEFVSFFERGSRIIERALAEQVDVCFDYSGRDLEDKEGDLQAGAKLVLNRQFADEHWTKNRVVTCLDWSPQYPELLVASYNNNEDAPHEPDGVALVWNMKYKKATPEYIFHCQSEVISVGFAKFHPNLVVGGTYSGQIVLWDNRSNKRTPVQRTPLSAAAHTHPVYCVNVVGTQNANNLISISGDGKMCSWSLDMLSQPQDSLELVFKQSKAVAVTSMAFPQGDVNNFVVGSEDGSVYTACRHGSKAGITEVFEGHHGPVTGLSCHSAGGPVDFSHLFISSSFDWTVKLWSTKSTRPLYSFEDSSDYVSDTMWSPTHPALFACVDLSGRLDLWNLNNDTEVPTATVCAEGTPALNRVRWSHTGKEVATGDSVGQVQVYDVGEQICVPKADEWTRFARTLVEINENRDEAEELANA
- the LOC114478966 gene encoding cytoplasmic dynein 1 intermediate chain 2-like isoform X2 translates to MSDKSELKAELERKKQRIAQIREEKKRKEEEKKKKDGDSKRAVESGGGAGAGHDDSDLERKRREAEALLQSVGITPDVPHVPAPMSPSNKSVGSDAGSQDSGEGNAGPRHGAVRLGMSKVTQVDFAPKELVSYCKETQTTTETMSHTEQKADEEEDEEVTAPSQAEDVKDEKGEQADQQKDDAPKELTEEEKLQVLHSDEFVSFFERGSRIIERALAEQVDVCFDYSGRDLEDKEGDLQAGAKLVLNRQFADEHWTKNRVVTCLDWSPQYPELLVASYNNNEDAPHEPDGVALVWNMKYKKATPEYIFHCQSEVISVGFAKFHPNLVVGGTYSGQIVLWDNRSNKRTPVQRTPLSAAAHTHPVYCVNVVGTQNANNLISISGDGKMCSWSLDMLSQPQDSLELVFKQSKAVAVTSMAFPQGDVNNFVVGSEDGSVYTACRHGSKAGITEVFEGHHGPVTGLSCHSAGGPVDFSHLFISSSFDWTVKLWSTKSTRPLYSFEDSSDYVSDTMWSPTHPALFACVDLSGRLDLWNLNNDTEVPTATVCAEGTPALNRVRWSHTGKEVATGDSVGQVQVYDVGEQICVPKADEWTRFARTLVEINENRDEAEELANA